Proteins encoded within one genomic window of Rubripirellula tenax:
- a CDS encoding helix-turn-helix transcriptional regulator: protein MKTYQSYGGFENITEFVADCRDLRNDIVESLQRDSSVSTILEGMADAVYIKSSDGTVLDSNQAYRSAFTPGISPTGRQGSAYLDEKIAAVSNASDQLIMSGADTLIFNHFGHDAAGKAISMRTFKASLLGLGQPRHCILGLTRIRFMETTDSHLRLMPLFGYWEIFSKLKIRDQKIAAAVARGEKTKHIADSLSVSEKTIENARNSILKKLQLDHPIDLIKLLVRLQDSGFGDFGV from the coding sequence GTGAAAACGTATCAATCTTACGGCGGATTCGAAAATATCACAGAGTTTGTCGCAGACTGTCGCGATCTTCGGAATGACATTGTTGAATCGTTGCAACGTGACTCGTCCGTTTCGACCATATTGGAAGGCATGGCCGATGCTGTGTACATCAAATCGTCCGATGGAACGGTTTTAGATAGCAATCAAGCCTATCGGTCCGCGTTCACACCTGGGATCTCCCCGACCGGGCGACAAGGTTCCGCGTATCTCGATGAAAAGATTGCAGCCGTATCAAATGCTTCCGACCAGCTGATCATGTCGGGTGCAGACACACTCATTTTCAACCATTTCGGCCACGACGCGGCGGGGAAAGCGATTTCCATGCGGACGTTCAAGGCTTCCCTTTTGGGACTTGGCCAACCACGACATTGCATTCTTGGATTGACTCGCATCCGTTTCATGGAAACCACCGATTCCCATTTACGATTGATGCCGCTCTTCGGTTACTGGGAGATCTTCAGCAAGCTGAAGATTCGGGACCAGAAGATCGCGGCTGCAGTGGCGCGAGGGGAAAAGACGAAGCACATCGCCGATAGTCTATCGGTTTCCGAAAAAACGATTGAAAACGCCCGCAACAGCATCTTGAAAAAGCTGCAACTTGACCATCCGATCGATCTGATCAAGTTGTTGGTGCGGTTGCAGGACAGCGGGTTCGGCGACTTCGGGGTTTGA
- a CDS encoding RNA polymerase sigma factor RpoD/SigA, translating into MVSLYTADLTLPQTPGHSPQVAARREREDRVERAPARTTYADDQADTLGLYLEEIARTPLLSPAAELSLAVKMDVARRAFRREMLRIGFVAEEVVRELSAVAGGAKRADRALDYSVSDAQAKRSLVNRLPQNLRTIAGVRESMRENFHLTSSRSVSSRRRKVAHRTFVKRREHSIELLEEFEVRLPLLEEMYGELKRRVFRIRGMHGHSDVAIAGEVRREYIRLLGPTLHSIGGLERRMKKIETAYNRYLDVKSRLVEANLRLVVSVAKKYRNRGVSFLDLIQEGNAGLMRAVEKFEYRRGFKLSTYATWWIRQAIGRGVAEQGRAVRVPAQVISELNELSRVKTKFFQQTGRRASKNELAQLTNTSTERLSVLERVAETPVSLNQSVSGGTHQEFGNLLPDRADDTPPEKADANDLKVRCTELLSMLGDRERKILLMRFGFGTHFPHTLAEVAEEFRLSRERVRQIERAAIGKLKGAQVTENLAQFLN; encoded by the coding sequence ATGGTTTCTCTATACACAGCTGATTTGACTTTGCCGCAAACGCCCGGGCATTCGCCTCAGGTCGCTGCTCGTCGCGAACGTGAAGATCGGGTTGAGCGTGCACCGGCCCGTACCACTTATGCGGACGATCAAGCCGATACGCTCGGGTTGTATCTCGAAGAAATCGCCCGGACACCGTTGCTGTCGCCCGCAGCCGAGTTGAGCTTGGCGGTGAAGATGGACGTTGCGCGGCGAGCTTTTCGTCGCGAAATGTTGCGGATTGGATTCGTTGCCGAAGAAGTCGTTCGTGAGCTTTCGGCAGTCGCCGGCGGTGCGAAACGCGCCGATCGTGCTTTGGACTATTCGGTGTCCGATGCACAAGCGAAGCGGTCGCTCGTCAACCGATTGCCCCAAAACCTTCGAACGATCGCTGGTGTTCGGGAGTCGATGCGCGAAAATTTTCACCTGACATCCAGCCGTTCGGTATCGTCGCGGCGCCGCAAGGTTGCGCACCGAACATTCGTTAAACGACGTGAGCATTCGATCGAGTTGTTGGAAGAGTTCGAGGTTCGCTTGCCTCTGCTGGAAGAGATGTACGGGGAACTGAAACGACGTGTTTTTCGAATTCGCGGTATGCACGGTCACAGTGACGTCGCGATCGCGGGCGAGGTGCGTCGAGAATACATCCGGCTGCTCGGTCCTACCCTTCATTCGATTGGCGGGTTAGAGCGGCGGATGAAGAAAATAGAGACCGCATACAATCGCTACTTGGACGTCAAAAGTAGATTGGTCGAGGCGAATTTGCGCCTGGTCGTCTCAGTGGCAAAAAAGTATCGCAATCGCGGTGTGTCGTTCCTGGATTTGATCCAAGAGGGTAATGCCGGGTTGATGCGAGCGGTGGAGAAGTTCGAGTACCGTCGCGGATTTAAGTTGTCGACTTATGCGACGTGGTGGATTCGTCAGGCGATCGGACGCGGCGTCGCCGAGCAAGGCCGTGCTGTTCGGGTGCCCGCACAGGTCATCAGCGAGCTGAACGAGCTGTCGCGAGTGAAGACGAAGTTTTTTCAGCAAACCGGACGTAGGGCGTCGAAGAACGAACTTGCCCAGTTAACCAACACGTCGACCGAACGGTTGTCGGTTCTCGAACGTGTTGCGGAAACGCCGGTAAGTTTGAATCAATCCGTTTCCGGTGGCACGCACCAAGAGTTCGGAAATTTACTGCCCGATCGTGCCGACGACACTCCGCCGGAAAAGGCCGATGCCAACGATTTGAAAGTGCGTTGCACCGAACTGCTGAGCATGCTTGGCGATCGCGAGCGTAAGATTTTGCTGATGCGATTCGGCTTTGGGACGCACTTCCCACACACTTTGGCGGAAGTCGCGGAAGAGTTTCGATTGAGCCGCGAGCGGGTCCGTCAAATCGAACGCGCGGCCATCGGAAAGCTGAAGGGGGCGCAAGTGACTGAAAATTTGGCACAGTTTTTGAACTGA